The region AAAGAAATCAACGGTCTTGTTGACCTAGTTGACATGAAATCGTATACCTACGAGGACTACACGGACAAGGCGCTTGTTCCAGGTGAGATTCCTGCTGACATGCTTGAAAAAGCAAAGAACGCCCGTAGCCTACTAGTTGAAGCAGCTGTCGAAGCTGACGACGAACTATTCGAACGCTTCCTTGAAAAGGGTGAAGAATCGATTACTATCGATGAACTAAAAGCAGCCCTGCGTAAGCGCGTGCTTGCTGGTGACTTTTACCTAGTTACTGGTGGTGACGGCCGTGGTGTAATCGTTGAAAAGGTGCTCGACCTCGTTGCTGACTACCTACCATCTCCACTTGACGTTGACGGTATTTGGGGCGAAAACCCTAAAACTGGCGACAAAATCGAACGCAAACCATCAGAATCAGAGCCTATGGCTGGTCTAGCATTCAAGATTGCAACTGACCCATTCGTTGGTAAGTTGATCTTCGTTCGTGTCTACAGTGGTGTTATCAAGGCCGGTTCATACGTCCTAAACACGACTACAGGCAACAAAGAACGTATCGGCCGTATCGTTCGTATGCACGCCGACAAGCGTGAAGAGATCGATTCTATCGGTGCTGGTGACATCGCCGCTGTCGTTGGCCTGAAAGACACCTTTACAGGTGCAACTATTTCCGACCCAGCTCACCCGATTACCCTTGAAAGCATTACATTCCCAGAACCGCCTGTATCAATTGCGGTAGAGCCTAAAACTAAGGCTGACCAGGAAAAAATGGGTGTTGCACTTCAGCGTTTAGCCGAAGAAGACCCAACTTTCCGTGTTCATACCGACGACGAAACAGGCCAGACAATTATGTCAGGAATGGGTGAGCTTCACCTGGATATCCTTATCGACCGTATGCGCCGCGAATTTAACGTCGAAGCAAACATCGGTGAACCACAGGTTGCGTTCCGTGAATCTATCAAGGGCACATCAAAAGTCCAAGGTAAGCATGCCAAGCAATCTGGTGGACGTGGTCAGTATGGTGACGTTTGGGTTGAATTTGAACCAAACGAACCTGGTAAAGGCTTCGAATTCGTCGATGTCATTAAAGGTGGTGTCGTGCCACAAGAATACCGAAAACCTGTCGAACAAGGTATCCGTGAAACACTTCTTGGCGGAGTTATCGCTGGTTACCCTGTAGTAGACGTCAAAGCGACGCTTTACGACGGTAGCTACCACGACGTGGACTCAAGCGAACTTGCCTTTAAACTAGCAGGTGCACTTGCAACGCGTGAAGGTATCAAACAAGCGAAACCGATTCTGCTTGAACCTGTCATGAAAGTTGAAGCAACTACTCCTGAAGAATTCATGGGTGACGTTATCGGAGACCTTAACGCTCGTCGTGGCCGTATTGATGCCATGGAAGACCTACTCGGCGGTGCCAAGCTCATCCGTGCCTATGTGCCACTTGCTAGCATGTTTGGCTACACCGGTGATCTACGCTCAATGAGCCAAGGCCGTGCGGCATCTACGATGGAACTTGCTAACTACGAAGAAGTACCACCAAACGTAGCGCAGGAAATCATCGAGAAGCGATCTAGCAAATAGTCGTTGATCGAAACAAGAAATACACCGTCAGCGATGGCGGTGTATTTTTAATAGTAAAACTAGGAGCTACGGCTAGACTTATAGTGGGAAACATCACCCCAATTAAATTTATATATAAGTAAGCCCATCTTGAACTCTTTAATACATTGATGCAACACGATACACTGTAAAGCAAACAGATGAATAATTAGGGAGATCATATGGAAATATTCCAAGAACGACAACATGAGTGGCTGCAGATTTTCTTAAAACATATTCGCGATCGAACAATCAACATTCATGTGCGCGAAGACGAAAGATACAAGTTTGAGGCTGTGCAGCATTTTCAAGCGCATTTTGATCTTCAGACGCCAGACCTGGCAGGTAATCTTGAGGAGGCTGTTCTTAATAATAATCTAGTTGCAGGCGCGATGTACTTTCCCCGGAAGATGCTTCTTCTATATGCACAGGTATTTCCCGAAGACACTCGTCGGGTTTTACAGAACCTCTTTGACGAGGCGCAAGATATAGGTAAGCGGATTACTGAAGCGCAAGAAGCATTTTTGGAACTAGAGAAACGACGAGCCGCAGAGATAAATGAAAAACCCGCGAACACATATATTGGTTTACGTTTTCTAAGCCTATTACTTAGTTGTTATGATCCCAATCAATACAATGCGTTAAAACCGGCAGAGTGGCGAGTTTTTTGTAGGTTTATCGATCCTGGGTTTTCAATGCCAAATCATACTCCTGCAGGCGAACAGTACAAAATCTATAACAGTTACATTGAACCTTTGCGAGAGTTTCTGAAAACACGTAGTGAAATTAAAGAAATTAAAGATAAACTAACCGAAGGCTTACTTTTTAAAGATGATGCGTACCGCTGGATGACGCAAGATGTGATTTTCGTAACTGCCCGTGCCTACGCGAACACCCGTGCTAAACAGGTTGAAACTGATGATCAGGCTATGGACGAAGTAGGGTCGGATGTCACCGAGATAGCACAAGTAGACGATCTCAATACCGGATTTATGGCGTATGAGCTTCACCTGGAAGAATACGTCATAAAGAATTGGCGCAACATTAATTTTGGTGAAAAGCTGGAAATGTACCTTGAAGAGGATGGAACGACCGGTCAGCAGTATACAACGGACGTAGGCATCATGGACATCTTAGCGCGGGATGAGAATAATGACTTCGTAGTAATTGAACTCAAAAGGGCTGAATCTGGATATAAAGTGGTTGGCCAGGTTCTAAATTATATGGGATGGGTGCAAGACAAGTTAGCGGCTGAGGGTCAAAAAGTAAGAGGGCTTATTATTGTCGGAAAAGCGGATAAGACACTCCGTGCTGCAATCCGACCTGTCGAGAATATGATTTCGTTGAAAGAGTACCGTATGCAGATGTCTCTAGAGTCCCCTAGGGAATAGTAAAGGAGATTATCATGAATACCATCACATGCCCTCACTGTGGCAAAGCAGTCGAAGTAGATAAAGTCCTCGAGGGGCAGATTGAAGCTCAGGTTATTGCTGCCGAGCATAAAAAGCACGAGGCCGAACTAGCGAAGGTTCGCCAAGAGGTTGAAGAAACAGCGAAACGCGAACGTGACGCCGCACTTTTACGCACAGCTAAGCAGATCGAAGGCGAAAAGGAATTATTGAAGCAGCAAGCAGCAGATGAATTGGAACTAGCCAAACGAAAGCTAGAGCAAGAAGCGGCTAGTCTCGCCAAAAAAGCCGCGTCCGAACAGGATGGTCTGGTTAAATCCCTCCGTGAAGATGCCGAAAGCGCCAAA is a window of Candidatus Saccharimonadales bacterium DNA encoding:
- the fusA gene encoding elongation factor G — its product is MAQKNVPLKDFRNIGIIAHIDAGKTTTTEGILYRTGINHKIGEVRGADGDSATTDWMAQEKERGITITSAAVTAFWKGHKINIIDTPGHIDFTAEVERSLRVLDGAVTVFDGKMGVEAQTETVWRQANKYGVPRICFINKINQIGGDFYKSLDTIHNRLSKHALPIHLPIGFEKEINGLVDLVDMKSYTYEDYTDKALVPGEIPADMLEKAKNARSLLVEAAVEADDELFERFLEKGEESITIDELKAALRKRVLAGDFYLVTGGDGRGVIVEKVLDLVADYLPSPLDVDGIWGENPKTGDKIERKPSESEPMAGLAFKIATDPFVGKLIFVRVYSGVIKAGSYVLNTTTGNKERIGRIVRMHADKREEIDSIGAGDIAAVVGLKDTFTGATISDPAHPITLESITFPEPPVSIAVEPKTKADQEKMGVALQRLAEEDPTFRVHTDDETGQTIMSGMGELHLDILIDRMRREFNVEANIGEPQVAFRESIKGTSKVQGKHAKQSGGRGQYGDVWVEFEPNEPGKGFEFVDVIKGGVVPQEYRKPVEQGIRETLLGGVIAGYPVVDVKATLYDGSYHDVDSSELAFKLAGALATREGIKQAKPILLEPVMKVEATTPEEFMGDVIGDLNARRGRIDAMEDLLGGAKLIRAYVPLASMFGYTGDLRSMSQGRAASTMELANYEEVPPNVAQEIIEKRSSK
- a CDS encoding endonuclease NucS domain-containing protein → MEIFQERQHEWLQIFLKHIRDRTINIHVREDERYKFEAVQHFQAHFDLQTPDLAGNLEEAVLNNNLVAGAMYFPRKMLLLYAQVFPEDTRRVLQNLFDEAQDIGKRITEAQEAFLELEKRRAAEINEKPANTYIGLRFLSLLLSCYDPNQYNALKPAEWRVFCRFIDPGFSMPNHTPAGEQYKIYNSYIEPLREFLKTRSEIKEIKDKLTEGLLFKDDAYRWMTQDVIFVTARAYANTRAKQVETDDQAMDEVGSDVTEIAQVDDLNTGFMAYELHLEEYVIKNWRNINFGEKLEMYLEEDGTTGQQYTTDVGIMDILARDENNDFVVIELKRAESGYKVVGQVLNYMGWVQDKLAAEGQKVRGLIIVGKADKTLRAAIRPVENMISLKEYRMQMSLESPRE